The Anopheles gambiae chromosome 2, idAnoGambNW_F1_1, whole genome shotgun sequence genomic sequence CTCCGGTCATCTCCTCCGCCCACATTCATCTGTACCATCTTTTTGTTGACAAACGCGTAGATATTCTCGATGTTGCGCTCGTGCTGATTCTGACGCCCCGTAACGATAGGCTGGCTGTTGGAAGGATGGTAGTGCATTGGGGCAGCCGGAACGGCGGTTACGGCCCGCGTATAGCGGCCCGTGCCGTACTGATTCGTCGGAGCGAGCGGTCGTGGCGTGTTTAAGCTTTGAACGCGCTGCACCCGTTGCCGTTCGATCGGGAATGTTCCGCTGGGCACGAGTTTCGTCGTGCCGGGCGTACCGTTGCTGCTCTGGTAGGTCGGTTCTGTATGGTTCGAATTCACGCtcgttttgctgctgtttcgtATCGATCGGCGACAGAAGTCGTAGATCCGGTGAAGGATTTGCTCACGATCGAGTACGTCCGAGGCGCGGCGCACCGGCGTGGACTGGGTGGACAGTGGGGAGGACACGTACACCGGTCTCAGGCGACCGTACGTACCACCGTTGCTGCCCGTACCCGCTACGCCCTCCTGCATGCTACTGTACGAGCGGCGATCCTGGGGATGCCAACGGTTCAGCTGCGTGTTGCTAAGGTAACCGATTTTACCGTAAACCAGCTCGCTGCGGCGCAAATTATCCGGCGTCTGCTCGTAAATATGATAGCCGTTGTCTACCGCGGACCGGAAGCCAGAATCTACCTCATCCTGCACCATCATCGGCAGCTCGCGCAACGGTTCCGAGTAGAGGGGTGCTACCGTGTGCGTCGATCCGCCACCGTAAAACCGTGCCGCATCTGGTCGCTGACGGATGAACTGATAGGCGGCCCCTGGAGGCGGTTGTGGCGGCGACTGCACCATCGCAACTGGTGGCTGTCCCGAGTGCGGAACGGCAACGGCACCCTGCCAGCTGCCGGGCCGTTGCTGCGCCACCGGCACTATCTGGTGGTTGGTGGGTATGATTTGACTGTTGTTGGGCCCACCGTTGGCCGCTAGATTGACCTGCACGCCGGCATTCCTCATCGGACGCTTGAGCGAGTCGACCGACGACACCGATCTGTTGGCAAAGTGTGTGCGCAGCTTCGGCCGTTCGAACTCGTTCACCGAAGCGGGACGGCGAACGGGAGCGGCCACTGTTTCACCCTGCCCGTCTACCaactgtttaaaattaacctTTGGTTTAACATCCGCTGTCGCAGCGGATCGTCTATTGAGCGAACCGTTAAAGCTGCCGAAGCGCATCGGGAGCTGAGAGCGAGGAGTCAGGCGCCCCTGTTGCGAGCTTGGAAGCACGGGCGTAGAGGACCGGGCAAATACCGCCGAGTAGGCCGGCTCATTTGGCGTTTTGGGCGTGAACAGCCCGTTGCTCTGGAAGAGCCGCGCGAGCACCGAGGGTTTGGCCTGCTGCAGCCGGGCCGGTGTACTGCTGGTCGAGATTGCTGACAGTCGAAGGCTCTTGCCGACCGATTCCGTCGACTCCGCCGGCCCACTGACGCGCGGGGAACCTTCGATAGCTTTCGGCTTGGCCGGCACCAGGGAGAGTCCCTTGCTTTGCAGGTACTTCCGAAAGTCGGCACTTTTTACCGTGTTGGAGAACGATTTCTTCACATCCTCGGCAAAGGTCGACTTTCGCCCATCGGGCTGATCCTTCTTGGCGTTCACCGACCCTTTGCCCGCACTCACGGATTTCGACGGACTTTCGCGGCTTTGTACCGTCGTTTCGGGTGTGTCTTGGCCAACCGTTTGATCGCTTCCGTCCTCGGTTCGCTCGGCGATCGTGTCTATATCGTCTTGCGACCCAAACTCCACCTTCCTGAACCGACTGTCGAACTTGAGCGCGTTCTGGACGACCTCATTCGAGTCGTACAGCGACTCTTCCGTCTCGGCCGAACCGATGCGCACCTTCACCTCCGCATAGTCGTATCGTCTAGCACGCGGCACGGGTTTCGGGTTTCCGCCACGCGGTGATACGGTTTGCGGTGAGCGTTGCTGCCGTCTGCTGTTATTGTTTCGATCGCtcagctgctgccgctggtgtACCATGCGGGGGGCCGGAATTGGCGGTCTCACGCCCGGCGGTGACGATGTGGTATCGTCCATCACCACAACGTCCCGCACCTGTCGCCCCTTCGCCTTGAGCGCGTTCAGCTTTTGGATTACACTTTTATCATAATTGAGCTGCTTATCAGGATTTTTAATGTAGGTCTTCACATACTTGGACTGTCGCAGCACTTCCTCCTTCGTAATGAACACGTTATCGCTGTCAAGATCGGTGTCGGTATTATCGCCACCGTCGTCTtcgccatcgtcatcatcatcgtcgatACTGGCAGCGTTACCGGGAAAAGTTTTATCGCGCACACTGTTCGTTTGGCGGTGTGCGGCACCGTATTGCTTCTCCAGCACGCTCGCCAGCTCGTCGGTTTTGAACGGGTTCTCTTTGTCCAATATTTCCTCACCTTCGATAAACTTGAGCAGCGTGTCGTCGGCAGTCGCGCTGCCCGCCGCTGCTGGGGTCGTAAATTGAACGCATTTTCGTTGCCTGTTCGTTATCGCTTCATGGTCATCCGGTCGGttcagcggcggcggcagcacccTACTACTAGCACCGTTCGGTTCGGTCGGTTCTGTTTCTCGTTCTGTTTCACGTTTCACTTTCACATCCTCCACCACGGGTTGCCCCTTTTCGGCGAGCTGCCGCTGTTCGCGATGTTCTGACTCAAcgggtgatgatggtgcggTCTCCGGTTTTGCGCAGTTTAATGGCGGGGACACAGCTGTACGTGGTGTGTCATCGTCGGACATTTTCGCACTCGTCAGTATCGTGCACAGATTCTCTGCGGGAAAACGCCAGCACGGCCAGGTACAAATCGGTTAGGTAAGTATTTTGCACCATCGAGGAAATCAATAAATCTCGGCCGCACCACACCACGCTTGCTAGTGAGAGGCTTCCAGGGCTTACCTTTACTTTGCGTAATGTGCGTCCAGTGTGGCAGCGTCGGCAGTAAAGCTTAATCGCAAATCGCACGTACATTCTACACAAAACGGTGGGGAGCACTACGTTTTCCCTCCGGCACCGCTGGTCAGCATGGCGACGGCACCTTATCAGCAAGTAGAACGACGAGAAGTTTGCTAAAAGTCAcacgaaaaataaataaaccatttCCGATAACCGTCCGCCACCCACTTTGCTGCTATCTCTATCTGGCACCGTTTAACAAACACAGTGTCACAAACTCTCCTCACACGCGTCGCTTGCACGATTGCACAAGCGAACCTGAGCgggctcacacacacaccgagatAGGAGCATCTGCCGCACAAAACACTTGTGACAGGGCTGTCAAACGCACGTGAGGTGCGGGAAACTTTTGATGTAAATAACCTTCTGTCTTCATTCGAGAATTCTAGCAAAATTCTGTTTAAAATAGGGTAATTTTCCAATTGTTGAACACTTAAGGGAACAGCCAACGTATTTCATATGTCTGAGATTGATAAAGGCAGAATATTATTGTTACGTGCCTAGAATATAacatgtttgtttaaaaaaatgcatgtttttttttattttagggATAAAAATGATGAATAATATCAAGAAATGCTGATTTTTTAACctattctatttttttaatttttggacACTTATAAAAACTCCAAATTCTTTTATTGCTCAAATATAGTGCATTGCTCTTTACATCTCACTTTCCAACACACTGAACTAGACAAAAAATGAGCACTGAAATGGATGTATTTCTAtagaattttgaattttttttaccaaataGTGATAATTAACTATATTTCTAAGATTTCAATTAAACTATACACTTTAAGTGGTGCTTATGGCGAAATAAACTTATTTtgcgtgtatttttttgcgaTTTACCTAAGAAATTCATTCAAATTCAGCAGGCAACCATCTTAGTTGTTTAGTGAAGAATTCAATTCGTTCGTTCAAAAAGTTATACGCAGTGTGCAATAATTGGATGTTGTGCAACAATTGGCAAATTACCCTAAATGTGCAGAATTGTGAATCAtagtttattgatttatttacttaaTAATTTATATCAATGTTTAATATTTAGCATCAAGATGCTAGATACGTTTATAAATGATATaaaggtttatttttatacattgGACGCCTCTGATTGGAATGGATTGTGTGTGGAggggaaaaatcaacaaagcAGGAGGAGAAACGTCAGAAAACCAAGGTTGCACACAGCCACGGTATGACACAATTGCAGCGCAACGACCAAtagagaaacgaaaaaaaaacgacacaataTCGACGGTACTGCACACGTAGGGGGGAGACAGTGGGGTCGTCGTTATTAATTAATACCGCTCTGTTTACGTCATTTGCCATGGGGTACACAAGTACTGGCCACATACATACTGGGCATGCCAATTAGCGGCAATGTTTACGCCATCGTAGAATGTGCAGTGGAGCAGCagattgtttctttcgtttcgctCAAGCAGAGGCAAAGACAACGCACGATCGAATCTTTTCTACATACGTTTGGCTTTACTGCATTAGTTTGATGATAGTATAAGATTGGCTAAAAGTTTTAATAAGGTTAACTTACAACATCGaacctttccattttttttaaattctccTTTTAAATCCTGCTGATAATATTACTAGTAATTTTGTTCTACTCGAGATATATTCCTCACTAGATATGGGCGAGAGCTAGTGCCAGTGCTTGGTAAATGGCATTGGGTGCCAAAATGCGTACGACAGGGCGTCGCACGGAAGTCTGGCCTACCACTCATCTTCAGTCATGTATTCAATTCGAGGGATTGAGGAGAAAAGTCATAGAAAGAATCACTGTTAATTGATCATATTGTCTCAAGTAATACTCTTGAAGTGGTTCCATCGGTTTCTTTTCTTGTAAATAAACTAATAGTGTTGATCTCTAAGATTTAAAAGTCCCTAGCAACGTTCCACCATTCCCCCCCTGATGCGCATACGCATACTACCTTTAACCTGTTCCCAATCTATGTAAATTGCACCACTTTCGTCTTCAGAGTTTGAAACTCAACTTAGCTTGACAGTCTTGACAGAGGAATGTATCAACTAAAACCCTTAAAGTCCATCCCCATGCTAAAATAGAGgtcaatggaatggaatggaatgtctCTTGTCTAAGATCTAACAACTTGGCTTCCTTGGCTTTTTGTTTGCGCTTGGTGGATGATGACTAGAACCAGTTAaatattgtttcctttcctATACCTCAAAACCATTTCTTCCCACTCAGCTAGCCCTCCTGGGGATAGATAACCCGTTAAATCGCTAATAGTAATGGAAGAGTTGGAAATGTTGGGTCCATACATACTGCTGCTACATATGTTTCGTTAATGTTATCCTTTTAAAAGTCTTGTTAATGTTgtcttgtgtttttgtttccatttacCATCTCTAGAGTGAAATATCTTTTTTGCTACTCAAAACAACGATAGATTAGCTATGCGAAGACAACTGTACTGCATGCACTGCGCTACTActagagagtgagagggagagagcgataTTGATCGGAAGAAGTTAGAACATTCACTGTTCGGTAGAACTATACTAAACTGTTTTGGGGTAACAGCACTGCTGCTATCCGAAAACACAACGTTTTTCAACCATGTCTACGAACTGGATAAgtgttttgtaaaacaaacaaacaaacaagacgcTATATACCTTGCTAACAATAATATGCGCTATGGCAATAAAACGGATATTTCTTACGCACGTGTTTTTGTACCGCGTGACTGTTTATCAAAACTTGGTAAATCTAATCGATAAAACCGCCAACGGCTTGGGTAAGCGCTCTGTCGGCGTGTATAGTACGCGTAATTCCTTGCCTGTTATTCCATGATCGTTGTTGGTTCGggttttcctccctttccgaCTCACATTGTGCTGCGCTTACCATTTAGATCGGTATATCACTGTGCGGTCCCGATGACAGCGCCATTTTCGAGAGGGTCGATAGCGAGCGTTGCGAGAAGCTCGAACAATCGGAAGAAGTTTCATTGAACAATTTGCGGAAGCTggagagggaaaaaagagaaacaacaacaatcataAAACCAGACTCCGTAAGCGTGCAAGTGCGTTCGACGTCTTGCGCCATACTTACAACTTTCTTATGCCACTTTCGCTGCTCTTCTTCCACGGTGCATCTTCCGGCTCGTAAGGGAGTGGACCTTGCACCGGGAGGTCGCTGAAATCGGCCGCGGGTCCCTCATTGCTGGGTTCTTTGGCCAATGCGTTTGGTTTGCTGTGGTCGTTCTCTGTGCCCGTGCCGATTGCCTGGCACGTCATCAGCTCCTGCTCTAAATCGCTCACGCGTGCTTTCAACTCATTTCGATCGGTCAGCATCTCCTTCAGCTCGACCGTCGAGAACCGCGGCCGTTCGTCCTCGTTAACCCGGTTCGCCAAGTCTTCGTTTTCCTTTTCGGCCAGTCCGAGCTGCATCCGCAGTGCCTTGATCTCGTGATGCTGGTCTTGTATCTGGGCCAGAAAGTCGGCCCGTTCCTCGCACAGCGTAATGATCTGATTGTGCGAAAGCTTCTGCCGCCTGCGGCTTTCACTTACCACCTTCTTCAGGCGATCATTTTGGCTGGACAAGCTTTCGATTTCGGCCATCTTCTCGCACAGTTCCATCTCTTTGCGCTTCAGCTTCTCCTCCAGCTGGGAGAGCTTAATTTTGTGTTCCGATTTTTTTAACACACTGTCCGCCTCCGGCTCTAGCGCATCGGAATCGTTGGGAAAGCCATCGTTCGTGCCACCGTTCCGAGAGCGTTCGTCGCTCTGATTGGTGCTTTCACTTGCCGACTGGGCAATTCCTCGCTGCAGTTTACGGTTTTCTTCCTGCAGCTTATCGATCACCTGAAACAGCTCCTTCGCCTCGGTGCGCCATTGATCTTCAATCGCTTCTAGTTCCTACGTGGGAGACAGGTGAACAAAGGAAACATAACACCGATAGTGCATGCGGCCCCCGCCCGTCCTTATGCTCGGTTTGTAATGCTCACCTTTTCGTATCGCGAACGCGACGCAGCCTTCTGCTCCTTTTCGGCCTCCAGCTGGGCGATTTTCTCCTGCAGCTCTTGCAGGTTGCCATTTTCGCTTTCATTCTGGCAGATCAACGTTTCCATCAGCTCCAGCGCGTTGACCACTTTCGTAATCAGCCCAGACACTGCGTTTACTCCATTTGCATCGATGATTGTTTCAAACTCTTTCCCAATTTCCAACGCTAAATCGTACACGTCCACTACGCTAAACTTTTCCGCCACATTCATTTTGCTGTTTGACGATCGCGGGCtgccaaaaatgtttgatAGAGGCTTCGTTTTCGCCACAGAATACGACCGATGCGTATCAATATGTGTTAATGCACaggattatttttttccttgtgttgttgaaatgtatttttccaGCAGCCAGAATTGACAAAAGAAAAGCCAAACGTCAAGGTGATGTCATTTGCACACTGGACGCAGGCAGCAGAACGATGGCCATATTTTCTCCTCCAATACTTAAGCAGCAATTACACGTGCATCAATCGTAGCAATGCAATAGAAAAAGTGTTGTGTGGCATCAGTGTCGTGTTTAgtaaacttttttttggtaattaTTGTTGTGTACTGTAACTATTCTGGTTTTGTTAGGTAAGTATAGTATAGAACAGGAGATATAGCTAACATAAGACCAAATTGGTTAGTGATAGAAGATTGAGATCGCTGCCAGACGCTGTGACTGCAGATTCATCCGTCTTttcagtagtgatgggtaattcGGAGTGGAGCAGTggatcaactccgactccggtacTCAAAATATGAATCTGACTCAGCATTGCTATCAGATTCGACTCCACATTTCCGGACGAATCCGGTTGAGTCCGATAGattccggatcagtccggatcggTCCGGATGAGCCTGGATGAGTCCGGATGAGTCCGGAAGAATCCGGTGGAGTCCGGACAAGTTTAGTTTGGCGATGCAATTCCAAACTCCCAAAAAGGCTGTCTTTAATCATTCGGACAAATCTTGACGAGTGTGTTCTATTTCAAACAAGGCATAGAATATGTAGGATTTAGTATAAcaaatttatttctattttcaatatttatttcttgcaaaattatttaccttttccattgaaaaatgaacaaaaatccGTATCAGTTATGGATCAGTCCGGTCAAGTGCAGATCAGTCCGGATGAATCCGGATGAGTCTGAATGagtttggagttttttttccaaacttAGCAAGCAGCTCGTGGTTCTTCCTTCGCTTCCACGATATATGCTCGACCGCACATCGCCAAAGGTGGCCCGAAGAATGTGTCACTTAAACATGCAAaaagcgtttgcatcctccgctcggatGGTCCAAGATCCGTCTCCATATGAACAGTTGGTGAAGACCAAAATATGTACGATGTCCTTACACAATGCGTTGCCGACATTCGCTGCTAATGGCATagtccgaagtaacgacctTCCCAAGAAAGCAGAATTCCTTTACCACCTCGAGATTGTCGCTGCCAAATAAACCGCCTCAAAGTTGGGCCCTATCACTGGCTGAACCTCTGGCAAACAGGTCGTTGCATTGAtcctcaatccaattcttgcttCTTCACGTTTGAGTCGGATGTACGCCATACACACCTTCGCAgttgtcctgccgatgataTCGATGTCCTCCGCGAAACCAAGACATCGAAGAGACCGATACAAGATCGTGCCACAGATGTCGCTGTCTAATCCCGCGCTAGGAATGACACTTTCGAATGAACCTTGAGAGATTTGAACGAGTCGCACCATTTTTAAAAGTTTATACAGGTTCAACATGGGGCGGTCCTATGGTACAgccgtcaactcgaacgactcaataacatgtccgtcatgggttcaagctccaAATGGACCGTCCACCTGTAGCAAGCACTGACTTacccggctgcgtggtaatgaattaagtctcgaatgcctgtataggccggcatgaccgcgtaggacgttacgtcaAATAGAGTAGATAGGTGTATTTTGAATATATTGAACCTTTTTAATCCCGTGCCCCCTCGATGCTAGTCCGCTATAGATAGCGGAATCTGGGGTAAGTGCGTCACCATCTCTCTAAAACCTGTTTATCAAAAGCCGCTTCAAATCTCATAGCCATTATTCACCTATTTCGTCATTTATAAAAGAGTTTCAGTGGAAATAAGTGTAAACATTACTGTTTTAGACACGTTTCAAAAATGGTTGAAAACAGCTTTACTTTGGTATAAATATGTTCCCGGTTCTTTGTTTGAGATGTGTTTTGAGAGCTTTTTACATATGGTTAAAAATCTATATCTTTCTGCTCAAGTTTGTTCCAcaatgtcttcttcttcttctattcggcgtaacgtcctacgcggacacaCGTTCCACAATATAAAATAGTTGAAAACCGTGAGAAAAATTGACTATTCTGTATGAAATTCGGCACAATATATCTAGTCATTAGAAGGAAACCATCTGTACACTCATTTGGGAGCTTAATTTAAgttttgcttaaaaaaaatgcttggtgacaCTCTTGCCCAAATTCCGCTGATCTAAGAAAtcgaaacaaatattttagcTTAATTTAGTGTTGGGCATTGTGCGcgagtgcgcactgtgcgcacagcacacctcaTTGTGCGcactgcacagcacactttgtactgtgcgagcacacttcgcacagtgcgcgcacttcgcacttttcgcacagtacgcgcacttcgcacttttcgcacagtgcgagcacactccgcacagtgcgcgcactttacgcacagtgcaagcacagtccggacttttcgcacacttcgcacagtggaAGCATGTTTCGCAAATTTCGTGCAGTGCTtcactttgtactgtgcgagcacacttcgtaccatGTTACAGGAAGTCAGGTGGTGTAGTACTGAGCATATTTTGACAAACCGCCTTTAAGCATTAGCATCAGTTAGCATTAGCGACTCCGATCCGTTGGTGTAACGAGTTCAAGTCGGGGCGAATCAAAGATCCATAAATCGCTTGCACACATCCATACCACACACATGCccttcgcccccccccccccccaccattCGCCCTGTCCCCTTCTCTTCAGTTAATCAAAAAAATTGACTAGGTTTCCGagtgaaaattgtaatttttgcaTCACAAGATGCACGCGATGCTATCGCAAGCCTGCGACGCGAATAACAGTTTTCGCGTGAAACcagctgtctgttttattgcacaatcgcaaagcggtGGCTCCGAGTACAAGCACAGACACGTTTCATCTCAGCCAAATTCAAgagaaacctcaacccactggaGCGTCGTTTACCTACGACCTTCACAGTTCATAGTTGTTTTAAAGAGACGCGTGCTTGGTGTCAGCCGATTTTTCCTGATAATTTCTCCGGTTACGGACCGCtgtgttgatattgtgtttcggggcctttaaatttttggctgggtgtgttgtatccttgtgtttgtgtaacgggttttcgatGGTGGtcaagcgcagcgttctgtgcattcgaTTCTCGCAGCAAATGTCTCCGCGCGGTTTCGGTGTGCTCGTGCACCGGCCATCCACACTTGCAAAGAATTATGTTGTTTCTCGCTCTACCCAATGCcttgggccaacgatgattaaattgtattgatttcagcagtGCGCGCGTGTTTCAACGTTCTGCGCTTTTGCCATGCGTaaaagggtggaaaagaaGAGCGAGGAATGAAGTGCAGCGTAGAATGGGGCTCTTagattgaaaaaatattgtcTATACCCTTTAAAGGATTCGAAACAGGTGTATGTCAAATCGATGGAGTTTCCAATATTTGCATGGATCTACACATGCTTTCTGTTGGGACCAATAATAGCCATCGTGGATGGGCGGGCggagtggggggaggggggttgggCTTGAAGAGGTCAGGTATCCGCCAAGTTCATCCACTGTTAGACGAACCCGATGGCTGAGTAAATGAACTCTAAGAGAAAAAGCTGACACTGGTCGTGTGGTCGTGGTCTTTGTGTACGTACCACTTGCacttgcactgtgcgaagtgtgcgaaaagtgcggagtgtgctcgcactgtgcgaagtgtgcgaaaagtccggactgtgttcgcactgtgcggagtgtgcgaaaagtccggACTGTGTTCGCACTGTGCgtagtgtgcgaaaagtgcgcgcaccgtgtgaagtgtgctcgcactgtgcgaaatgtgcggagtgcgcgcacagtgcggagtgcgcgcacagtgcgtagagcgcgcacagtgcgaaatgtgcaccgcacactgagatgtgcgtgcgtgtgcgcacagcacacctaATTGTGCTCTTTTTCCCAACACTAGCTTAATTGTTTGTTCCAACCAGTACTTTGAAGTTTCATTACATTGTCCTATTTTGATTCTCATTCAGTGCAATAAACTTTCTTGGTCTCTTTAAAGCAGCGCATGCTTGTGAAGTggagtatttttttcaattaccgGGTTGAATTTGGTAGACTTTGTAAGACGTTTAAGTAAAGAGACGCGAAACCTGTTGAAACTAGGTTGTTTCTTTTCATCTCAGTTGATTCGCTCTGCGGATGTTAGCTACTTGGAAATAAAGATGAATAAAAGCATATGCTTTGCATAGCATTTgctctgtaatgggatgggatccgaagccccattgagggataatacaggctctcccatccaactcctattccgacacgtcctcgtcgtgcagagtggtaacgtgtgtcaccacatatccaagcttgggcacacgggcttgacccaaccccttgggcggatggtggcacatggcgaaccaggaggggggtgggtatcccgggaaactgggtgcctgaacgtcggggggggcaacccgacgctaaacaaaacggtcacgtgggcgcggggccagtcacccagtcccaTGAATCAACGACTACGGAAAGCACCAGGAATCATCGAAACGgacaaaggtcagcaacgacaatagcatggaagctgagttgcgcgcaaggatgctggctgccaaccggtcattctacagcctgaaaaagcagttcacctcaaagaacctgtcgcgacggacgaagctgggactatatagtacctatatagtaccagtactcacatacgcctctgagacatggacactgtccaaatctgacgaatccctcttagccgcgttcgagaggaagatgctcagaaggatacttggccccgtatgtgtggaaggacaatggaggagccgctataatgacgagctatacgagatgtacggcgacctcactgtcgtacagcgtataaagctcgccaggctccggtgggctggccatgttatacgcatggaaacggacgacccagcccgtaaagtctttttaggccgtccacaaggacagaggaggcgtggtaggcccaaattgaggtggcaagatggcgtggaggcgtccgccattaaggccgggataacggactggcagacgaaggcgcgagaccgtgagcggtttcggacactcctgaggcaggccaagaccgcaaagcggttgtagcgccggataagtaagtaagtaagtaaaagCATATGCTACCTCTTCCAAGGGAAGCACATTAATTACTCATTATTTTGGGCACACTTCTTTTGTCATACTATTCCGACGACCTAAATTTTCTGTGAGTTCTTAATTCTAAAAACTCTGTGTCGTTTTCATATACAATGAACAATCTATGAACACCatatatttataattttattatttacagtTAAAAATG encodes the following:
- the LOC4576265 gene encoding uncharacterized protein LOC4576265 isoform X2, which codes for MSDDDTPRTAVSPPLNCAKPETAPSSPVESEHREQRQLAEKGQPVVEDVKVKRETERETEPTEPNGASSRVLPPPLNRPDDHEAITNRQRKCVQFTTPAAAGSATADDTLLKFIEGEEILDKENPFKTDELASVLEKQYGAAHRQTNSVRDKTFPGNAASIDDDDDDGEDDGGDNTDTDLDSDNVFITKEEVLRQSKYVKTYIKNPDKQLNYDKSVIQKLNALKAKGRQVRDVVVMDDTTSSPPGVRPPIPAPRMVHQRQQLSDRNNNSRRQQRSPQTVSPRGGNPKPVPRARRYDYAEVKVRIGSAETEESLYDSNEVVQNALKFDSRFRKVEFGSQDDIDTIAERTEDGSDQTVGQDTPETTVQSRESPSKSVSAGKGSVNAKKDQPDGRKSTFAEDVKKSFSNTVKSADFRKYLQSKGLSLVPAKPKAIEGSPRVSGPAESTESVGKSLRLSAISTSSTPARLQQAKPSVLARLFQSNGLFTPKTPNEPAYSAVFARSSTPVLPSSQQGRLTPRSQLPMRFGSFNGSLNRRSAATADVKPKVNFKQLVDGQGETVAAPVRRPASVNEFERPKLRTHFANRSVSSVDSLKRPMRNAGVQVNLAANGGPNNSQIIPTNHQIVPVAQQRPGSWQGAVAVPHSGQPPVAMVQSPPQPPPGAAYQFIRQRPDAARFYGGGSTHTVAPLYSEPLRELPMMVQDEVDSGFRSAVDNGYHIYEQTPDNLRRSELVYGKIGYLSNTQLNRWHPQDRRSYSSMQEGVAGTGSNGGTYGRLRPVYVSSPLSTQSTPVRRASDVLDREQILHRIYDFCRRSIRNSSKTSVNSNHTEPTYQSSNGTPGTTKLVPSGTFPIERQRVQRVQSLNTPRPLAPTNQYGTGRYTRAVTAVPAAPMHYHPSNSQPIVTGRQNQHERNIENIYAFVNKKMVQMNVGGGDDRSVRSVQTSAPSTLRRVTFSSTDRPPGVVMTDGLDEADYVNIRGAPDGIQYRTTQC
- the LOC4576265 gene encoding uncharacterized protein LOC4576265 isoform X1, whose protein sequence is MSDDDTPRTAVSPPLNCAKPETAPSSPVESEHREQRQLAEKGQPVVEDVKVKRETERETEPTEPNGASSRVLPPPLNRPDDHEAITNRQRKCVQFTTPAAAGSATADDTLLKFIEGEEILDKENPFKTDELASVLEKQYGAAHRQTNSVRDKTFPGNAASIDDDDDDGEDDGGDNTDTDLDSDNVFITKEEVLRQSKYVKTYIKNPDKQLNYDKSVIQKLNALKAKGRQVRDVVVMDDTTSSPPGVRPPIPAPRMVHQRQQLSDRNNNSRRQQRSPQTVSPRGGNPKPVPRARRYDYAEVKVRIGSAETEESLYDSNEVVQNALKFDSRFRKVEFGSQDDIDTIAERTEDGSDQTVGQDTPETTVQSRESPSKSVSAGKGSVNAKKDQPDGRKSTFAEDVKKSFSNTVKSADFRKYLQSKGLSLVPAKPKAIEGSPRVSGPAESTESVGKSLRLSAISTSSTPARLQQAKPSVLARLFQSNGLFTPKTPNEPAYSAVFARSSTPVLPSSQQGRLTPRSQLPMRFGSFNGSLNRRSAATADVKPKVNFKQLVDGQGETVAAPVRRPASVNEFERPKLRTHFANRSVSSVDSLKRPMRNAGVQVNLAANGGPNNSQIIPTNHQIVPVAQQRPGSWQGAVAVPHSGQPPVAMVQSPPQPPPGAAYQFIRQRPDAARFYGGGSTHTVAPLYSEPLRELPMMVQDEVDSGFRSAVDNGYHIYEQTPDNLRRSELVYGKIGYLSNTQLNRWHPQDRRSYSSMQEGVAGTGSNGGTYGRLRPVYVSSPLSTQSTPVRRASDVLDREQILHRIYDFCRRSIRNSSKTSVNSNHTEPTYQSSNGTPGTTKLVPSGTFPIERQRVQRVQSLNTPRPLAPTNQYGTGRYTRAVTAVPAAPMHYHPSNSQPIVTGRQNQHERNIENIYAFVNKKMVQMNVGGGDDRSVRSVQTSAPSTLRRVTFSSTDRPPGVVMTDGLDEADYVNIRGAPDGLLTYGIGSL
- the LOC1274864 gene encoding RILP-like protein homolog, which translates into the protein MNVAEKFSVVDVYDLALEIGKEFETIIDANGVNAVSGLITKVVNALELMETLICQNESENGNLQELQEKIAQLEAEKEQKAASRSRYEKELEAIEDQWRTEAKELFQVIDKLQEENRKLQRGIAQSASESTNQSDERSRNGGTNDGFPNDSDALEPEADSVLKKSEHKIKLSQLEEKLKRKEMELCEKMAEIESLSSQNDRLKKVVSESRRRQKLSHNQIITLCEERADFLAQIQDQHHEIKALRMQLGLAEKENEDLANRVNEDERPRFSTVELKEMLTDRNELKARVSDLEQELMTCQAIGTGTENDHSKPNALAKEPSNEGPAADFSDLPVQGPLPYEPEDAPWKKSSESGIRKFFRKLFNETSSDCSSFSQRSLSTLSKMALSSGPHSDIPI